AAGGGTCTTGCCGGGAACCCTTGCCTCGGGGATCGCGGTCAGCGCATCGATGTCGTTACCGTCGATTTCGAGCACGTTGGCCCCGAAAGCCTCGAGGCGTTCAACGATCGGCTCGGTCTGCATGATCGATTCCATCTCGCCGTCGCACTGCTGCCCGTTAACGTCGATGATCGCGGTCAGGTTGTCGATGCCGTGGAAGCTGCAGGAAGCGACCGTCTCCCAGGTCTGCCCCTCCTGCAGTTCGCCGTCGGACATGAAGATCCAGGTGTGGCCGGTCTCGCCCTTTTCGCGCCGCGCGAAGGCGATTCCGGCCGCCTGCGATAGCGACTGTCCGAACGAACCGGAGGTTACGGCGATCCCGGGCGAGTGCTCGGCGCCGATCCGCTCCATCACGTGCCCGTCGACCTCCACCAGGTCCAAAGCGGCCGCATCCAGGCGGCCGACCTCGACCAGGACGCAATACAGCGAGAGCGAATAGTGAGTGGGCGAGAAGATGAATCGGTCCAGCTCGGGTGTATGGGGCCCGTTGTAGCGGTCACCGGGGAAATGACCGGGGTTGTCGGGTCCGGGGACCCCTGAATAGGGCGGCGGCATCGGGGGCGCGATGCTCGGTCCGAGTCGCATGAGGCGGGTGTAGAGGACGGCCAGGATTTCAGCCGACGAGCAGGATTGCGATAGATAGCCGCCGTCGAGTTCCAGTGATTTGCGAAGGCTGCGGCTGCGTATGCCGCGGGCGACCAGTGCGGGATCAATTTGGCCGG
The Chloroflexota bacterium genome window above contains:
- a CDS encoding transketolase, with the translated sequence MASTASPATGQIDPALVARGIRSRSLRKSLELDGGYLSQSCSSAEILAVLYTRLMRLGPSIAPPMPPPYSGVPGPDNPGHFPGDRYNGPHTPELDRFIFSPTHYSLSLYCVLVEVGRLDAAALDLVEVDGHVMERIGAEHSPGIAVTSGSFGQSLSQAAGIAFARREKGETGHTWIFMSDGELQEGQTWETVASCSFHGIDNLTAIIDVNGQQCDGEMESIMQTEPIVERLEAFGANVLEIDGNDIDALTAIPEARVPGKTLFVVARTNPMCGMPELEPRLPELHYVIFSDPDEKRRFERRLSLLEGAVS